In one window of Nitrososphaerales archaeon DNA:
- a CDS encoding transposase, which produces DGDDDLIRDTHLEHLECIKQCIDKISARIALRASDSEYVRIMMSMTGIDCYTALLLASEIGDIARFPTPKHLVSWAGLCPELHDSGESKYYGRMKKNANRRVKWAIVQAAHIAAMHDPRMKEYYERNAKKMHKNKAAVKVANKMMTIIWHMLTNKQMYMQRNDRLYCDKINKMSRIAN; this is translated from the coding sequence TGGATGGTGATGACGATCTGATACGCGATACTCATCTTGAGCACCTTGAATGCATAAAGCAGTGCATCGACAAAATATCTGCAAGGATAGCATTGAGGGCATCTGACAGCGAATACGTTAGAATTATGATGAGTATGACCGGGATAGACTGCTACACAGCACTTTTGTTGGCATCTGAGATTGGCGATATAGCGAGGTTTCCAACTCCAAAGCATCTTGTATCATGGGCGGGTCTGTGCCCAGAACTGCACGATTCTGGAGAATCAAAGTACTATGGAAGGATGAAGAAGAACGCGAACAGAAGGGTGAAGTGGGCCATCGTGCAGGCAGCCCATATTGCTGCTATGCATGATCCAAGGATGAAAGAGTATTATGAGAGAAATGCAAAAAAGATGCACAAGAACAAGGCAGCAGTTAAAGTAGCTAACAAGATGATGACGATCATATGGCATATGCTGACCAACAAGCAGATGTACATGCAGAGGAATGATCGACTGTACTGCGACAAGATTAATAAGATGAGCAGGATAGCAAATTGA
- a CDS encoding FtsX-like permease family protein, translated as MQVKEIAGLAFDALKERKTRSVLTIVMVVVGSSLMVALSGLSGGFAQFTEKQFSSLAPNVLFVSSAQQLERGGGFNVGGGPPAAPKVVLTSVVVNNIKNLPSVEDAIPNYQGQVTLEGKGKSTTIRIFAMDPQKIYSIVPNAEFDGGSAIVSNDPSAIMLAENVARPPGEAFPFAVLGQALQAKYSFVDESGMQKVNSRSFVVRSVMKQTGNPTVDTAAILPLDAANSLMNKGNRYDGIVVIAKNQGLVEEVESEIRKLYGNDIGITSAQAILKTIREFTSGITSFMLSIAVVALLVGAVGIITTLYTSVMERTKEIGTMKAIGAQSKDILSLFLSEAIMIGIIGASVGIVVGIVGGFVLTSAMASGGDGPSITPVYFSSDLAMVWSLSVGLSALAGFYPALKASKLPPVVALRRE; from the coding sequence ATGCAGGTTAAGGAGATAGCCGGGCTAGCGTTTGATGCTCTGAAGGAACGCAAGACGAGATCCGTATTAACAATAGTAATGGTTGTTGTTGGCAGCAGTTTGATGGTTGCATTAAGTGGGCTGAGCGGTGGCTTTGCGCAATTTACTGAAAAGCAGTTTAGCAGTTTAGCGCCAAATGTATTGTTCGTTTCTAGTGCGCAGCAGCTGGAAAGAGGTGGTGGTTTTAACGTTGGTGGCGGTCCGCCAGCAGCACCGAAGGTTGTGCTTACGTCAGTAGTTGTCAACAATATAAAGAACCTTCCAAGCGTAGAAGATGCTATACCAAACTATCAAGGGCAGGTAACGCTCGAAGGGAAAGGCAAATCAACAACGATAAGGATCTTTGCAATGGATCCTCAGAAAATATATTCTATAGTGCCTAACGCAGAATTTGATGGAGGTTCAGCAATAGTCAGCAATGATCCCTCTGCAATAATGCTAGCAGAAAACGTTGCAAGACCACCTGGTGAAGCATTCCCCTTTGCAGTTCTGGGTCAAGCCTTACAAGCTAAATACAGTTTCGTAGATGAAAGTGGTATGCAGAAGGTGAATTCGAGAAGTTTTGTTGTAAGATCTGTGATGAAGCAGACTGGCAATCCAACTGTTGATACGGCAGCCATACTTCCACTTGATGCTGCAAATTCGTTAATGAACAAGGGAAACAGATATGATGGTATAGTTGTGATAGCCAAAAATCAAGGTCTGGTCGAAGAAGTTGAATCCGAAATAAGGAAGTTGTATGGTAATGACATAGGTATAACTTCTGCACAGGCGATACTTAAGACCATAAGGGAATTCACAAGTGGGATAACAAGCTTCATGTTAAGCATAGCCGTAGTTGCTCTTCTTGTTGGCGCGGTTGGCATCATAACTACACTTTACACATCGGTAATGGAACGTACGAAAGAGATAGGTACGATGAAGGCGATCGGTGCCCAGAGCAAGGATATACTTTCACTCTTCTTGAGTGAAGCGATAATGATTGGCATAATTGGGGCAAGTGTTGGCATCGTAGTAGGCATTGTGGGGGGTTTTGTTCTAACCAGTGCCATGGCATCAGGCGGCGATGGGCCTAGCATAACACCAGTATACTTCTCAAGTGATTTGGCAATGGTGTGGTCGCTTTCTGTTGGCCTAAGTGCACTGGCAGGTTTCTATCCCGCACTAAAGGCATCAAAGCTGCCTCCTGTGGTTGCTTTAAGGCGCGAGTAG